Proteins from a genomic interval of Magnetovibrio sp. PR-2:
- the trmB gene encoding tRNA (guanosine(46)-N7)-methyltransferase TrmB, which translates to MTSDSEKSEPEYLRSYGRRQGKKLRPGRERLMAELLPKIKIVPGQPIAAQFASGVQSMWMEIGFGAGEHLAMQAQAHPDVGLIGCEPFVNGVAKLLSKIDDADIQNIRIHPDDARDIFPDIEDGGLGRIFILFPDPWPKIKHHKRRLIQSRLLDDLARLLDDDGELLFASDHMGYVRWTLAMVLKHRDFEWVCEGPADWRTPPDNWIKTRYEQKALAGDVMVYLRFRRKPRSLI; encoded by the coding sequence ATGACTTCGGATAGCGAAAAAAGCGAACCCGAATATCTGCGTTCCTACGGCCGGCGGCAGGGCAAAAAGCTCCGCCCCGGCCGTGAGCGTTTGATGGCGGAGCTTCTGCCCAAAATCAAAATTGTGCCGGGCCAGCCCATCGCCGCTCAATTCGCCTCCGGCGTCCAGTCCATGTGGATGGAAATCGGCTTCGGTGCGGGCGAACACCTGGCCATGCAAGCCCAAGCGCATCCTGACGTCGGCCTGATCGGGTGCGAGCCCTTTGTCAACGGCGTGGCAAAGCTGCTCAGCAAAATTGATGACGCCGACATTCAAAACATTCGCATCCACCCCGACGATGCCCGCGACATTTTCCCCGATATCGAAGATGGCGGCTTGGGCCGGATTTTTATTTTGTTTCCAGACCCCTGGCCCAAAATCAAACACCACAAACGGCGTTTGATCCAGTCGCGTTTGCTGGACGACTTGGCGCGACTGCTGGACGACGATGGCGAATTGCTGTTTGCTTCTGACCACATGGGCTATGTGCGCTGGACATTGGCCATGGTCTTGAAGCACCGCGATTTTGAGTGGGTCTGTGAAGGACCCGCCGATTGGCGCACACCCCCTGATAATTGGATCAAAACCCGCTATGAGCAAAAAG